Genomic window (Desulforapulum autotrophicum HRM2):
GGAACAGGGTACAAGTGTGTGCTGCTTTGTTCAGGTCCACGGAGGAAGACCATGATCAGGGTATTACTGGCTGATGATCATAAGATTGTAAGGGAGGGACTTCGACGGATCATTGAAGAGAGCGGTGAGATGGAGGTGGTGGCTGAGGCTGAAGACGGTACCGGTGCCATCAAGGGGGCCCTGGAGGCAAAACCAGACGTTGCCGTCATTGATATCTCCATGCCAGGACTTGACGGTCTGGAGGTGACCGATATCCTCAAGCGAAATGCGCCTGACTTGCCCGTGTTGATCCTGACAATGCACGATGAAGATCAGTACGTCATCAAGGCCGTGGAAACCGGCGCCATGGGATATGTGACAAAACAGTCTGCCCCGGAGCAACTGGTGGATGCCATTAAAAAACTTCATTCAGGGGGGAGGTATCTTACTGAAAAGGCAAGCGAAGCCCTGGCCCTCCGGGTGGTCAGGGGAGATAAATTTCGTTCAGCTACGGATTCATTGTCCATGCGTGAACTCCAGGTGCTCCGAAAATTGGCCCTGGGTCATACCAACCATGAAATTGCGGCAAGTTACAACATCAGTGTCAAGACCGTTGACACCTATCGGGCAAGGGTTTTGAAAAAACTTAACCTCAGAAACAATGCAGATCTTTCCAGGTTTGCCATTAAAAACAGGATCGTTGAACTGTAGATGCATAAAAAAACAATGTTTAGCTTTGTGTCTGATTAACGGGTGTGTTATGTTTTTTATTTAATTGGTAAATGGCCCGTTTTCTATTTTCTTGCAACACTTAATGAAAGGTATTTAGAAAATCAACATGGAAGAGACAAATTACACCTTTGAATTTGGCGATTATGGTGAGACCACGGGGGTTAGAATTCACACCAGCGGCTCCGATGTCCTTCAATACAAAAACATCAGCAAGGGAACAGCCTTTACCGAACAAGAGAGGCAAAAGCTCCATCTGTGCGGATACCTTCCCCCCCGGGTAAAGAGTCTCGAGGATCAGGTCATCTCATCCCTTAAGGTGATTGACGAAAAAGAGAGTGACCTTGAACGATTCGTTTATATCCGAAGCCTTTATGACAGAAACGTCACCCTTGCCCATGCAGTCATTGCAAGCGATATCTCAAGATTTTTGAGCATCATCTACACGCCCACCGTGGGTCTGGCCTGTCAACACTATTCGTCCATGTTTAGGAGGGCCAATGGGATTCACCTCTACCCGGGCAACATTGACCAGGCTGAGGAGATATTAAAACGTTACAGTGACCGGGACATACGGGTTGCAGTTGTCACTGACAACCAGGGCATCCTCGGTATCGGTGACCAGGGCGCAGGCGGAATTGCCATCTGCCTTGGCAAGCTGATGCTTTACACCCAGGGAGCAGGAATTGCACCCTGGCACTGTCTACCCATCTCCCTTGATGTGGGGACAGACAACAAGGCGCTTCTGGATGATGTTACCTACCTTGGCTGGCGAAAGCCCCGTTTAAAGGGGGAAGATTACCTGGATTTTATTAAGAAGTTTGCACGGGCGTTCAAGGCTGTTTTCCCAAAGGCCCTGTGCCAGTGGGAGGATTTTTCAAAGCAGAATGCCTTTACCATCCGGGACGTTTACCTCAATGATCTCATTTCGTTCAACGATGATATCCAGGGCACAGGCGCTGTTGCCCTGGCGGGTATTCTTGCTGCCATGAAGATTAAAAAAGAGAAGCTCGTTGATCAGGTGTTCCTTATCAATGGCGCAGGTGCAGGTGGTATTGGCATTGCCGAACAGATCGAAACTGAGCTCATTGAAGAGGGGCTTGACGGGATCGAGGCAAGAAAACGGATTTTTACCATGGACAGCAAAGGGGTGGTCACCACGGATCGCACCCTTGAACCCTACAAGGAGAAGTTTGCAAAGAATCCACTCAGCCTTGCATGGCTTTCATCTCCCGGGGACAATACCCTTATCAACGTCATTAAAAATGAAAAGGTGACCGTTCTCATCGGCACTTCAGGCCAGCCCGGAACCTTTACCCGGGAGGTGGTCCTGGCTGTGGCTGCCAATACAGACCAACCTGTTATTCTGCCCTTGAGTAATCCCACCACAAAGGCCGAAGCCCTGCCCCAGGATGTTTACGACTGGACAGATGGCAAGGCCCTTGTTGCCACGGGAAGCCCCTTTGCACCGGTAACCCATGGCGGTAAGCAGATTCGGGTCGGCCAGATGAACAACGCATTTATCTTTCCTGGCGTGGGACTGGGAATTCTGGCTTCAGGTGCCCTGGAGGTGCTTCCCACCTTTTTTTCGGCTGCTGCCCATGCCGTTGCTGAGTCTGTTACAGAGGAGAACCTCAAGGATGGGATATTGTTTCCTCCCGTGGATGAGTTCAGAAAGGTTTCCCTTAAGGTGGCACGGTTTGTGGGTGCTGAATCGATCCGGGGAGGCGTTTCAAGTAATTGCGCTTACAGCAGGTATCAGCACAATAATGATCTGGAACGGTTGAATACGCTTATCGAAAAAATGTGCTGGAATCCCGAGTATCTTCCCATCATTTAAATGAATTTTACATACCAGGGCTCCTTGCCGGATTTTTCCGGTAAGGGGCCTTTTCTATTTCGTGGGCACCGGCATCCGTACCCGGGCCCTGTGAAAAATTATTGACTTTCCAACCTATTTTGTTTATTTCCCAGCTTCAGTTTTCATACGGGAGGTACCCCTGCCATGTCGGTCGTGTCATTACAAAACATTTCCAAAACCTATGATACCCATACGGTATTAAATAATTTGTCCCTGGATGTTGTCAAAGGTGAATTTCTAACCCTTCTCGGCCCTTCCGGTTGTGGAAAGACAACGGTTTTACGGCTCATTGCAGGTCTTGAAACCTGTACCCGGGGTGAAATTTATATTGACGGGTGCGATCATACCCATGTCCCGGCCTGTGACCGGGACGTCAACACCGTGTTCCAGAGCTATGCTCTTTTCCCCCATATGACGGTGTTTGACAATATCGCCTTTGGGTTGAAGCTTAAAAAAGTACCGTTCCTGGAAATCAAGACCCGGGTCGAGGAGACCCTGGCCCTTGTAAAACTTTCAGGGCTTGGCAACCGGCGGATTCAA
Coding sequences:
- a CDS encoding response regulator; this translates as MIRVLLADDHKIVREGLRRIIEESGEMEVVAEAEDGTGAIKGALEAKPDVAVIDISMPGLDGLEVTDILKRNAPDLPVLILTMHDEDQYVIKAVETGAMGYVTKQSAPEQLVDAIKKLHSGGRYLTEKASEALALRVVRGDKFRSATDSLSMRELQVLRKLALGHTNHEIAASYNISVKTVDTYRARVLKKLNLRNNADLSRFAIKNRIVEL
- a CDS encoding NAD-dependent malic enzyme translates to MEETNYTFEFGDYGETTGVRIHTSGSDVLQYKNISKGTAFTEQERQKLHLCGYLPPRVKSLEDQVISSLKVIDEKESDLERFVYIRSLYDRNVTLAHAVIASDISRFLSIIYTPTVGLACQHYSSMFRRANGIHLYPGNIDQAEEILKRYSDRDIRVAVVTDNQGILGIGDQGAGGIAICLGKLMLYTQGAGIAPWHCLPISLDVGTDNKALLDDVTYLGWRKPRLKGEDYLDFIKKFARAFKAVFPKALCQWEDFSKQNAFTIRDVYLNDLISFNDDIQGTGAVALAGILAAMKIKKEKLVDQVFLINGAGAGGIGIAEQIETELIEEGLDGIEARKRIFTMDSKGVVTTDRTLEPYKEKFAKNPLSLAWLSSPGDNTLINVIKNEKVTVLIGTSGQPGTFTREVVLAVAANTDQPVILPLSNPTTKAEALPQDVYDWTDGKALVATGSPFAPVTHGGKQIRVGQMNNAFIFPGVGLGILASGALEVLPTFFSAAAHAVAESVTEENLKDGILFPPVDEFRKVSLKVARFVGAESIRGGVSSNCAYSRYQHNNDLERLNTLIEKMCWNPEYLPII